One window from the genome of Stegostoma tigrinum isolate sSteTig4 chromosome 27, sSteTig4.hap1, whole genome shotgun sequence encodes:
- the LOC125464683 gene encoding hydroxycarboxylic acid receptor 2-like translates to MGNESATAAVNTTCLFDEEFLVTVMPPALAIFFILAASFNSFSLWILCFRIKQKTPIDFLMLNLCMGDLLFSLTYPLLITYYSNDNHWVFGNFMCKLQAFSISSSALASVFFLACISSYRCYMIIKPMQSQKRITKKCTIILSVIIWLLTCGVISPTFFIISIFELNGKLHCMSFNEESITANLLPSTIILFVLGFMIPFGSQLVSTMLIRRELANSKLTSQSQQRGQHAIRMMEVVLFIFLFCFFPPVMTRFLIATVDRNNCSLFQKLGIAYYSSLLCLYLNGVLNPIVYYYAGTKYRSKFNEIMKTWKYFSKPMPVSSNQSVNETKQ, encoded by the coding sequence atgggcaatgaatctGCTACAGCTGCTGTTAATACAACATGTTTGTTCGATGAGGAGTTCCTGGTAACGGTGATGCCTCCAGCACTTGCAATCTTCTTCATTTTAGCTGCAAGCTTCAATAGTTTCTCTCTGTGGATCTTGTGCTTTCGTATAAAACAAAAGACTCCCATTGATTTTTTGATGCTCAATCTGTGCATGGGTGATCTGCTATTttcactcacctatccccttttGATCACTTACTACAGTAATGACAACCATTGGGTATTTGGAAACTttatgtgcaaactccaagcatTCTCCATCTCTTCCAGTGCTTTGGCAAGTGTCTTTTTCCTGGCGTGCATCAGCAGCTACCGGTGTTACATGATCATCAAACCTATGCAGTCTCAAAAGAGAATTACCAAGAAATGTACCATCATCCTCAGTGTGATAATCTGGTTGCTAACTTGTGGTGTCATAAGTCCAACTTTTTTTATAATCAGCATTTTTGAACTGAACGGAAAATTGCACTGCATGAGCTTTAATGAAGAAAGTATAACAGCCAATTTATTACCATCAACCATTATACTCTTTGTTTTGGGTTTTATGATTCCATTTGGATCTCAGCTAGTGTCAACAATGTTAATCCGAAGGGAGTTGGCCAATTCTAAACTTACATCTCAATCACAACAAAGGGGCCAGCATGCTATCAGGATGATGGAAGTGGTTTTATTTATCTTCCTTTTCTGTTTTTTCCCTCCAGTTATGACACGTTTTTTGATTGCTACTGTGGATCGCAACAACTGCTCACTCTTCCAAAAACTTGGCATTGCTTACTACTCAAGCCTTCTCTGCCTTTATCTCAATGGTGTTCTGAATCCAATTGTCTATTACTACGCTGGCACGAAATATAGATCAAAgttcaatgaaatcatgaaaACCTGGAAATATTTTAGTAAGCCTATGCCAGTCAGTAGCAACCAGAGTGTAAATGAAACAAAGCAGTGA